One stretch of Cellulomonas wangsupingiae DNA includes these proteins:
- a CDS encoding ABC transporter permease, whose product MTPTTPTPGPTTGTTTGTASHVLPRDAATRRRALAPAPDGVARRTPGGALARMIVVEARLMVRDPSVLFFALLFPALLLTVLGLVMPWADEPYDESDPLLAAVTAITGYTPIVLSLAVATVAVSTFPAIMATYRQRGVLRRLSTTPVGPARLLVAQVVVNLVALVVAAALAVTSAVVLLDVSLPAEPLTVVLAFLLAVLSAFAVGSFVAALAPTAGAANGWGMMLYFVSLFFAGVWLPLPLMPDVVQTIAQYTPLGAATQAMTAGWVGQPFPVVEMVVMAAWGVIGIPVAVRIFRWS is encoded by the coding sequence GTGACCCCCACGACCCCGACCCCCGGCCCGACGACCGGCACCACGACCGGCACCGCGAGCCACGTGCTCCCGCGCGACGCCGCCACCCGTCGCCGCGCCCTCGCCCCCGCCCCGGACGGCGTGGCCCGCCGCACGCCCGGCGGCGCCTTGGCTCGCATGATCGTCGTCGAGGCGCGGCTCATGGTGCGCGACCCCTCGGTGCTGTTCTTCGCGCTGCTCTTCCCGGCGCTGCTGCTGACGGTGCTGGGCCTGGTGATGCCGTGGGCCGACGAGCCCTACGACGAGAGCGACCCGCTGCTCGCCGCGGTCACCGCCATCACCGGGTACACCCCGATCGTCCTGAGCCTGGCCGTCGCGACGGTCGCGGTGTCGACGTTCCCCGCGATCATGGCGACCTACCGGCAGCGGGGTGTGCTGCGGCGGCTGTCGACCACCCCGGTCGGACCGGCGCGCCTGCTGGTCGCCCAGGTGGTCGTGAACCTGGTGGCGCTGGTCGTCGCGGCGGCGCTGGCCGTCACGTCGGCGGTCGTGCTGCTGGACGTCTCGTTGCCGGCGGAGCCGCTGACGGTCGTGCTGGCGTTCCTGCTGGCGGTGCTGTCGGCGTTCGCGGTCGGCTCGTTCGTCGCGGCCCTCGCGCCGACGGCGGGGGCGGCCAACGGCTGGGGGATGATGCTCTACTTCGTGTCGCTGTTCTTCGCCGGGGTCTGGCTGCCGCTGCCGCTGATGCCCGACGTCGTGCAGACCATCGCGCAGTACACGCCGCTCGGCGCCGCGACGCAGGCGATGACGGCCGGGTGGGTCGGCCAGCCGTTCCCGGTGGTCGAGATGGTCGTCATGGCCGCCTGGGGTGTCATCGGCATCCCCGTGGCGGTGCGCATCTTCCGCTGGAGCTGA
- a CDS encoding ATP-binding cassette domain-containing protein: MTATTGWGVELQGVTQRYGDVTALDDVALTIRPGTITGLLGRNGSGKSTMGSLLAAFRRPTAGRVLVDGEDPWENERVVPGVCFVRESGDVLDDYTLKDNVAYLSGARPHFSHELAGELLELFELDLKRKPSKLSRGKRSAFGIVVGLASRAPLTILDEVHLGLDAPSRYAFYDALLADYAEHPRTVVLSSHLIDEVERLLEDVVVLDRGRVLIAQDAESLRAEGVSVTGPTAAVADFVAGRDVLATQRLGGTTQTTVRGALLEGDVRRARAAGLELGPVPLQDLFVHLTDPARTGGAATHAQGVDR, encoded by the coding sequence ATGACCGCGACCACCGGCTGGGGCGTCGAGCTCCAGGGAGTGACGCAGCGCTACGGCGACGTCACCGCGCTCGACGACGTCGCCCTGACGATCCGTCCCGGCACCATCACCGGGCTGCTGGGCCGCAACGGCTCGGGCAAGTCGACGATGGGCTCGCTGCTCGCCGCGTTCCGCCGTCCGACGGCCGGGCGCGTGCTCGTCGACGGCGAGGACCCGTGGGAGAACGAGCGGGTCGTGCCGGGGGTCTGCTTCGTCCGGGAGTCCGGCGACGTGCTCGACGACTACACCCTCAAGGACAACGTCGCCTACCTCTCGGGTGCCCGCCCGCACTTCTCGCACGAGCTGGCCGGCGAGCTGCTCGAGCTGTTCGAGCTCGACCTGAAGCGCAAGCCGTCGAAGCTGTCGCGCGGCAAGAGGTCGGCGTTCGGGATCGTCGTCGGGCTGGCCTCGCGCGCACCGCTGACGATCCTCGACGAGGTCCACCTGGGTCTCGACGCGCCGAGCCGGTACGCGTTCTACGACGCGCTGCTCGCCGACTACGCCGAGCACCCGCGCACCGTCGTGCTGTCGAGCCACCTGATCGACGAGGTCGAGCGGCTGCTCGAGGACGTCGTCGTGCTCGACCGCGGCCGCGTCCTCATCGCCCAGGACGCCGAGTCCCTGCGCGCCGAGGGCGTCTCGGTCACCGGCCCCACGGCCGCCGTCGCGGACTTCGTCGCGGGGCGCGACGTGCTCGCCACGCAGCGCCTCGGCGGCACCACCCAGACCACCGTGCGCGGCGCACTCCTGGAGGGGGACGTGCGCCGCGCACGGGCGGCCGGGCTCGAGCTCGGCCCGGTCCCGCTGCAGGACCTGTTCGTCCACCTCACCGACCCTGCCCGCACCGGCGGAGCGGCGACGCACGCGCAAGGGGTGGACCGATGA
- a CDS encoding SigE family RNA polymerase sigma factor produces the protein MTTWIPTGGPDSAAVPVVTTLTRRSSAHADAGRRDAPAGANVLDEVVRTHLPGLVRYATALTGDGHTAADLVQEVLLRAHVRWHRIALMERPDLYLRRMVTNEHLSWRRRWHVRTIHPAADDVLAAHAPHQGDHADDTVHDDVMWAHLAALPPRQRAVLVLRYYEGLADPEIASVLETSSATVRSHASRALATLRRTDLTTAPETR, from the coding sequence ATGACCACGTGGATCCCGACCGGCGGCCCGGACAGCGCCGCGGTGCCCGTCGTGACGACCCTGACCCGTCGCTCGTCCGCACACGCCGACGCCGGCCGCCGCGACGCGCCTGCCGGTGCGAACGTCCTCGACGAGGTCGTGCGGACGCACCTGCCGGGCCTGGTGCGCTACGCGACCGCGCTCACCGGCGACGGGCACACCGCAGCCGACCTGGTGCAGGAGGTGCTGTTGCGCGCGCACGTGCGCTGGCACCGGATCGCGCTCATGGAGCGCCCCGACCTGTACCTGCGCCGCATGGTGACGAACGAGCACCTGTCGTGGCGTCGCCGCTGGCACGTCCGCACCATCCACCCCGCCGCCGACGACGTCCTCGCCGCGCACGCACCGCACCAGGGTGACCACGCCGACGACACCGTCCACGACGACGTCATGTGGGCGCACCTCGCCGCCCTGCCACCCCGGCAGCGCGCCGTCCTCGTGCTGCGCTACTACGAGGGCCTGGCGGACCCCGAGATCGCCTCCGTCCTCGAGACGTCGAGCGCCACCGTGCGCTCCCACGCCTCCCGGGCCCTCGCCACCCTGCGCCGGACCGACCTCACCACCGCACCGGAGACACGATGA
- a CDS encoding LLM class flavin-dependent oxidoreductase, whose amino-acid sequence MTDYGHELRFGTFLTPQNADPRTPVDLAVLSEQAGLDLVTFQDHPYQPSFLDTWTLLSWVAARTERVHLAGNVLNVPLRPPAVLARAAASLDLLSGGRVELGLGAGAFWDAIEGMGVPRLTPGEAVDALGEAIDVIRALWDTDGRGPLRVGGDHHHLAGAKRGPAPAHDIGIWVGAYKPRMLRLVGRTADGWLPSLGYLQPGDLGRGNTTIDEAATAAGRDPREIRRLLNVNGRFAPTPGDGLDGPPEQWVDTLVRYALDDGIGTFVLATDDPGTIRTFAEQVAPAVRDAVAAARATSGTSTAAVRPAAALARRVPGIDYDAVPADVPAVEPGDRAYAALRSTYMRRGAPGVVLLPRTTPQVVDALGFARAQRGPLAVRSGGHGISGRSTNDGGVLLDVGALDEVTVVDEATRRVRLGAGATWGKVAATLAPHGWAISSGDYGGVGVGGLATTGGIGLLGRSYGLTIDHVVAYEVVTADGSVHVVDAQREPELFWGLRGAGGNLGVVTWVEIEAAEVPDVVFATMTFDASDPARLLARWGGVVQDADRRLTSFLHVQAGGGGRPPLAQAMTVWADDDTTSAVAALEELLGAGTVLDQRATLTPYSGVVGPVARHHDGGAPPVTRSGLLPTMTDHAADDLGRLLGSGEAMLVQLRATGGAGADVAPDATAYAHRHQSFSASAFAGRSSRTGLDDAWDRLARPHMDGLYLSFETDPRPERLLEAFPPLTLDRLRALKRTYDPDHVFDQNFPIDPRG is encoded by the coding sequence ATGACCGACTACGGGCACGAGCTGCGGTTCGGCACGTTCCTCACCCCGCAGAACGCCGACCCGCGCACGCCCGTCGACCTCGCGGTGCTCAGCGAGCAGGCCGGCCTCGACCTCGTGACGTTCCAGGACCACCCGTACCAGCCGTCGTTCCTCGACACCTGGACGCTGCTGTCGTGGGTCGCCGCGCGCACCGAGCGCGTCCACCTGGCCGGGAACGTGCTCAACGTCCCGCTGCGGCCACCGGCCGTCCTGGCGCGGGCGGCCGCGAGCCTGGACCTGCTGTCCGGCGGTCGCGTCGAGCTCGGCCTGGGCGCCGGCGCGTTCTGGGACGCCATCGAGGGCATGGGCGTCCCGCGGCTGACGCCCGGCGAGGCCGTGGACGCGCTCGGCGAGGCCATCGACGTCATCCGCGCCCTGTGGGACACCGACGGCCGCGGCCCGCTGCGCGTCGGCGGCGACCACCACCACCTCGCCGGCGCCAAGCGCGGGCCCGCCCCGGCGCACGACATCGGCATCTGGGTCGGCGCGTACAAGCCGCGCATGCTGCGGCTCGTCGGCCGCACGGCCGACGGCTGGTTGCCGTCCCTGGGGTACCTGCAGCCCGGCGACCTCGGGCGAGGCAACACGACGATCGACGAGGCCGCCACCGCCGCCGGCCGCGACCCCCGCGAGATCCGCCGGCTGCTCAACGTCAACGGCCGCTTCGCCCCCACCCCGGGCGACGGGCTGGACGGCCCGCCCGAGCAGTGGGTCGACACGCTCGTGCGCTACGCGCTCGACGACGGCATCGGCACGTTCGTGCTGGCCACCGACGACCCCGGAACGATCCGGACGTTCGCCGAGCAGGTCGCGCCCGCGGTGCGCGACGCCGTGGCGGCGGCCCGCGCGACGTCCGGCACCTCGACCGCCGCCGTGCGCCCGGCAGCGGCCCTCGCCCGGCGCGTCCCCGGCATCGACTACGACGCCGTCCCGGCCGACGTGCCCGCCGTCGAGCCCGGCGACCGCGCCTACGCGGCGCTGCGCTCGACGTACATGCGCCGCGGCGCACCCGGCGTCGTCCTGCTCCCCCGCACGACGCCCCAGGTCGTCGACGCCCTCGGCTTCGCACGCGCCCAGCGCGGCCCGCTCGCGGTGCGCTCCGGCGGCCACGGCATCTCGGGTCGCTCGACGAACGACGGCGGCGTGCTGCTCGACGTCGGCGCGCTCGACGAGGTCACCGTCGTCGACGAGGCGACGCGGCGCGTGCGGCTCGGCGCCGGGGCCACGTGGGGCAAGGTCGCCGCGACCCTCGCCCCGCACGGCTGGGCGATCTCGTCCGGGGACTACGGCGGCGTGGGCGTCGGCGGGCTGGCCACGACGGGCGGCATCGGGCTGCTCGGCCGGTCGTACGGCCTGACGATCGACCACGTCGTCGCGTACGAGGTGGTCACGGCCGACGGGTCGGTGCACGTCGTCGACGCGCAGCGCGAGCCCGAGCTGTTCTGGGGCCTGCGCGGCGCGGGAGGCAACCTCGGCGTCGTCACGTGGGTGGAGATCGAGGCCGCGGAGGTGCCCGACGTCGTCTTCGCGACCATGACGTTCGACGCCTCCGACCCCGCCCGCCTCCTCGCTCGCTGGGGCGGCGTCGTCCAGGACGCCGACCGGCGGCTGACCAGCTTCCTGCACGTGCAGGCCGGGGGCGGCGGCCGTCCGCCGCTCGCGCAGGCCATGACGGTGTGGGCGGACGACGACACGACGTCGGCGGTCGCCGCGCTCGAGGAGCTGCTCGGCGCGGGCACCGTGCTCGACCAGCGCGCGACGCTCACGCCGTACTCCGGCGTCGTCGGGCCCGTCGCGCGGCACCACGACGGCGGCGCGCCGCCCGTCACGCGCTCGGGCCTGCTGCCGACCATGACGGACCACGCGGCCGACGACCTGGGACGGCTCCTCGGGTCGGGCGAGGCGATGCTCGTGCAGCTGCGCGCGACGGGCGGGGCGGGCGCCGACGTCGCCCCGGACGCGACCGCGTACGCCCACCGCCACCAGAGCTTCTCGGCCTCCGCGTTCGCGGGGCGGTCGAGCCGCACAGGGCTCGACGACGCCTGGGACCGCCTCGCGCGCCCCCACATGGACGGCCTGTACCTGTCGTTCGAGACCGACCCTCGCCCCGAGCGGCTCCTCGAGGCGTTCCCCCCGCTGACGCTCGACCGGCTGCGCGCCCTCAAGCGCACGTACGACCCGGACCACGTCTTCGACCAGAACTTCCCGATCGACCCCCGGGGCTGA
- a CDS encoding ABC transporter ATP-binding protein: MSTTPVVRAEHLRKSYGSTLAVQDVSLTVERGEIYGVLGRNGAGKTTTVEMIAGLRRPDGGTVEVLGLDPTTQAAALHERVGLQLQESAMPDRLRVREALDLYASFYPDPADPVDLLDLLGLTAKKDTAFKDLSGGQKQRLSVALALVGRPELAILDELTTGLDPHARRETWAVVEAIRDAGVTIILVTHLMEEAERLCDRIALIASGRVAAVGTPTEIVTLAQGEQVLRVRPQTPVADAVLLAAVAGVPDVRDAAVEDRALVVHGGGTVVQDVMVALARHDVRAQDVRLERASLEDAFVSLTGSDTAGRDTAPPTTPAATPTTAPAEV, from the coding sequence ATGAGCACCACCCCGGTCGTCCGCGCGGAGCACCTGCGCAAGTCCTACGGCAGCACCCTGGCCGTGCAGGACGTGTCCCTCACCGTCGAACGCGGCGAGATCTACGGCGTCCTCGGACGCAACGGCGCCGGCAAGACGACGACGGTCGAGATGATCGCCGGGCTGCGCCGCCCCGACGGCGGCACGGTCGAGGTCCTCGGGCTCGACCCGACGACGCAGGCCGCGGCGCTGCACGAGAGGGTCGGCCTGCAGCTGCAGGAGTCCGCGATGCCGGACCGGCTGCGGGTGCGCGAGGCGCTCGACCTGTACGCGTCGTTCTACCCGGACCCCGCCGACCCGGTGGACCTGCTGGACCTGCTGGGGCTGACGGCCAAGAAGGACACCGCGTTCAAGGACCTGTCCGGCGGCCAGAAGCAGCGGCTGTCCGTCGCCCTGGCGCTCGTCGGCCGTCCGGAGCTCGCGATCCTCGACGAGCTCACGACCGGTCTGGACCCGCACGCGCGCCGCGAGACGTGGGCCGTGGTGGAGGCGATCCGCGACGCGGGCGTCACGATCATCCTGGTCACGCACCTCATGGAGGAGGCCGAGCGGCTCTGCGACCGGATCGCGCTCATCGCCTCCGGGCGGGTCGCGGCCGTCGGCACGCCCACGGAGATCGTCACCCTGGCGCAGGGCGAGCAGGTGCTGCGGGTCCGCCCGCAGACGCCCGTCGCCGACGCGGTGCTCCTCGCGGCCGTCGCCGGCGTCCCTGACGTCCGCGACGCGGCCGTCGAGGACCGGGCGCTCGTCGTGCACGGCGGCGGCACGGTCGTGCAGGACGTCATGGTCGCCCTCGCCCGGCACGACGTCCGGGCGCAGGACGTCCGTCTGGAGCGCGCGTCCCTCGAGGACGCGTTCGTCTCCCTCACCGGCAGCGACACCGCCGGCCGCGACACCGCACCGCCGACGACGCCGGCGGCCACCCCGACGACCGCTCCTGCGGAGGTGTGA
- a CDS encoding amidoligase family protein — translation MDELTLRTGFEIELLAPAGSDRQALADVLAARAGGSVRRSFHADSQPSPVPGVSVFRHLSPAFDVLDAQGAPMAHLVDDITIEADLVPVPGSQPRPGHRGWYRLLSDDARLLRLVERLVDATAPLPTVLDPVADLFGVRADVFPAAARVNDPTGATIAVALPLPPGRERPCEVVTPPLTQDHARVLERLLAPARELGFTVPQEAAVHLHVDAAPYRRPTAFANLVRLFTHWREPLWAALGTNPACRRLAPLPDALVALVAEPWPQGDDAWSGLAEAARATGLTKYADVNLVQLVATRPVRDTVEVRILPGEIDGRSIVRRAALVERLLLRCLDPAPLPRPGSDAARDPRAALEDLAAVAVR, via the coding sequence GTGGACGAGCTGACGCTGCGCACCGGATTCGAGATCGAGCTCCTGGCACCGGCCGGGTCCGACAGGCAGGCCCTGGCGGACGTGCTCGCGGCCCGCGCCGGCGGCAGCGTGCGGCGGTCCTTCCACGCGGACAGCCAGCCGTCGCCGGTGCCGGGCGTCAGCGTCTTCCGGCACCTGTCGCCCGCCTTCGACGTCCTGGACGCGCAGGGGGCGCCGATGGCGCACCTCGTCGACGACATCACGATCGAGGCGGACCTCGTCCCGGTGCCCGGGTCGCAGCCGCGGCCCGGGCACCGGGGCTGGTACCGGCTGCTGTCGGACGACGCACGGCTGCTGCGCCTCGTCGAACGGCTCGTCGACGCGACCGCACCGCTGCCGACCGTGCTCGACCCGGTCGCCGACCTCTTCGGCGTCCGGGCCGACGTCTTCCCCGCCGCGGCGCGCGTCAACGACCCGACGGGCGCGACGATCGCGGTCGCGCTCCCGCTGCCCCCCGGACGCGAGCGGCCCTGCGAGGTCGTCACGCCGCCGCTGACGCAGGACCACGCCCGCGTCCTCGAACGCCTGCTGGCCCCGGCGCGCGAGCTGGGCTTCACGGTCCCGCAGGAGGCCGCCGTGCACCTGCACGTCGACGCCGCCCCCTACCGTCGGCCCACGGCGTTCGCGAACCTCGTGCGGCTCTTCACCCACTGGCGCGAGCCGCTGTGGGCGGCCCTGGGCACCAACCCCGCGTGCCGGCGCCTCGCGCCCCTGCCCGACGCGCTCGTCGCGCTCGTCGCGGAGCCCTGGCCGCAGGGCGACGACGCGTGGTCCGGCCTGGCGGAGGCGGCCCGCGCGACGGGGCTGACGAAGTACGCCGACGTCAACCTCGTCCAGCTCGTCGCGACGCGCCCCGTGCGGGACACCGTGGAGGTGCGCATCCTGCCCGGCGAGATCGACGGGCGGTCGATCGTGCGGCGCGCGGCCCTGGTGGAGCGGCTGCTGCTGCGCTGCCTCGACCCCGCACCGCTCCCGCGCCCCGGGTCGGACGCCGCACGCGACCCGCGTGCCGCGCTCGAGGACCTCGCGGCGGTGGCCGTCCGATGA
- a CDS encoding glycoside hydrolase family 48 protein, protein MSSSTRRRAVRAAWAVLTATTLVAAGGLQAAHALSGPTTQAAPAAVVVDSEYADRFLEQYAKIKDPANGYFSPQGIPYHAVETLMVEAPDYGHMTTSEAYSYWLWLEALYGQATGDWDPLNEAWTSMETYMIPQAADQPTNSFYKPDAPASYASEYNHPSNYPSQIGSSGSVGKDPIAAELRATYGNNDIYQMHWLGDVDNIYGFGAAPGPGCQLGPDHEGMSLVNTFQRGPQESVWETVPHPTCDDFTYGGPNGYLDLFTGDASYAKQWKYTSASDADARAVEAVYWANKWATEQGKAADVASVVTKAAKLGDYLRYTLFDKYFKTIGCTSPSCAAGSGKESAHYLLSWYMAWGGATDSNAGWAWRIGSSHAHFGYQNPFAAWALSNDPKLTPKSATAKADWTKAAERQVELYQWLQSSNGPIAGGATNSWDGAYAQPPAGTPTFYGMAYTEAPVYNDPPSNQWFGMQAWGVQRLAELYYETGNAKAKTVLDKWAAWVVDHIETDGADWSVPSELTWSGKPDTWNPTNPGSNSGLTVTLKSSGQDVGVAGDTARALLFYAAKSGNTEARDTAKDLLDAIWESNQDALGVASVETRGDYKRFDDEYTAGGNGVYIPAGWSGTMPNGDVVEPGVSFLDIRSFYKDDPQWAKVQAALNGGADPQFTYHRFWAQTAIAGALSDYARLFEAGPTPTPSVSPTPSVSPTPSVSPTPSVSPTPSVSPTPNPTGACGVKYTANSWNNGFTASVRVTNNGTSALSGWNLRFTFANGQQVQQGWSATWSQSGTAVTATNAAWNGSLAPGASVDIGFNGSHSGTNNAPTAFTLNGAACTAG, encoded by the coding sequence ATGTCCTCTAGCACCCGACGGCGTGCCGTCAGAGCGGCCTGGGCCGTCCTGACGGCCACGACGCTCGTGGCCGCGGGCGGCCTGCAGGCCGCCCATGCCCTGTCCGGGCCGACGACCCAGGCCGCCCCTGCGGCGGTCGTCGTCGACTCCGAGTACGCGGACCGGTTCCTCGAGCAGTACGCCAAGATCAAGGACCCCGCCAACGGGTACTTCAGCCCGCAGGGCATCCCGTACCACGCGGTCGAGACCCTCATGGTCGAGGCGCCGGACTACGGCCACATGACGACGTCCGAGGCGTACAGCTACTGGCTGTGGCTCGAGGCGCTGTACGGCCAGGCCACGGGCGACTGGGACCCGCTCAACGAGGCGTGGACCAGCATGGAGACGTACATGATCCCGCAGGCCGCGGATCAGCCGACGAACTCCTTCTACAAGCCCGACGCCCCCGCCAGCTACGCGTCGGAGTACAACCACCCGAGCAACTACCCGTCGCAGATCGGCAGCAGCGGCTCGGTCGGCAAGGACCCGATCGCCGCCGAGCTCCGTGCGACCTACGGCAACAACGACATCTACCAGATGCACTGGCTGGGCGACGTCGACAACATCTACGGCTTCGGTGCCGCGCCCGGCCCCGGCTGCCAGCTCGGCCCGGACCACGAGGGCATGTCGCTCGTCAACACCTTCCAGCGCGGCCCGCAGGAGTCCGTGTGGGAGACCGTCCCGCACCCCACCTGCGACGACTTCACCTACGGCGGTCCGAACGGCTACCTGGACCTGTTCACCGGTGACGCGTCGTACGCCAAGCAGTGGAAGTACACGTCGGCGTCCGACGCCGACGCGCGCGCCGTCGAGGCCGTCTACTGGGCCAACAAGTGGGCGACCGAGCAGGGCAAGGCCGCGGACGTCGCGTCGGTCGTCACCAAGGCCGCCAAGCTGGGCGACTACCTGCGCTACACGCTGTTCGACAAGTACTTCAAGACGATCGGCTGCACGTCGCCGAGCTGCGCCGCCGGTTCCGGCAAGGAGAGCGCGCACTACCTGCTGTCCTGGTACATGGCCTGGGGCGGCGCCACCGACTCCAACGCCGGCTGGGCGTGGCGCATCGGCTCGTCGCACGCGCACTTCGGGTACCAGAACCCGTTCGCGGCGTGGGCCCTGTCCAACGACCCGAAGCTGACGCCGAAGTCGGCGACGGCCAAGGCGGACTGGACCAAGGCCGCCGAGCGTCAGGTCGAGCTGTACCAGTGGCTGCAGTCGTCCAACGGCCCGATCGCCGGTGGCGCCACCAACAGCTGGGACGGTGCGTACGCGCAGCCGCCGGCCGGCACCCCGACGTTCTACGGCATGGCCTACACCGAGGCGCCCGTCTACAACGACCCGCCGTCGAACCAGTGGTTCGGCATGCAGGCGTGGGGCGTCCAGCGGCTCGCCGAGCTCTACTACGAGACGGGCAACGCCAAGGCGAAGACCGTCCTCGACAAGTGGGCCGCGTGGGTCGTCGACCACATCGAGACCGACGGCGCCGACTGGTCCGTCCCGTCCGAGCTGACGTGGTCGGGCAAGCCCGACACCTGGAACCCGACCAACCCGGGCTCCAACTCCGGTCTGACCGTCACGCTCAAGAGCTCCGGCCAGGACGTCGGCGTCGCCGGCGACACCGCCCGTGCGCTGCTGTTCTACGCGGCCAAGTCCGGCAACACCGAGGCCCGTGACACGGCCAAGGACCTGCTCGACGCGATCTGGGAGAGCAACCAGGACGCGCTGGGTGTCGCGTCGGTCGAGACCCGTGGCGACTACAAGCGGTTCGACGACGAGTACACCGCCGGCGGCAACGGCGTGTACATCCCCGCCGGCTGGTCGGGCACCATGCCCAACGGCGACGTGGTCGAGCCCGGGGTGTCGTTCCTCGACATCCGCTCGTTCTACAAGGACGACCCGCAGTGGGCGAAGGTCCAGGCGGCGCTGAACGGCGGGGCCGACCCGCAGTTCACGTACCACCGCTTCTGGGCGCAGACGGCCATCGCCGGTGCGCTGTCGGACTACGCGCGCCTCTTCGAGGCCGGCCCGACCCCGACCCCGTCGGTCTCGCCGACCCCGTCGGTGTCCCCGACCCCGTCGGTGTCCCCGACCCCGTCGGTCTCGCCGACCCCGTCGGTCTCGCCCACGCCGAACCCCACGGGTGCCTGCGGGGTGAAGTACACCGCCAACAGCTGGAACAACGGCTTCACGGCCTCGGTCCGCGTGACCAACAACGGGACCAGCGCGCTCAGCGGCTGGAACCTGCGGTTCACGTTCGCCAACGGCCAGCAGGTCCAGCAGGGCTGGAGCGCGACCTGGTCGCAGTCCGGCACGGCGGTCACCGCGACCAACGCCGCGTGGAACGGCTCGCTCGCACCGGGCGCGTCCGTCGACATCGGCTTCAACGGGTCGCACTCCGGTACCAACAACGCACCGACGGCGTTCACCCTGAACGGCGCCGCCTGCACCGCCGGCTGA
- a CDS encoding GntR family transcriptional regulator, which yields MFDGRDPVYLQIADQIRQDVLSGALAAEEQVMSTTQYATTFRINPATAAKAFAQLVDEGVLYKRRGVGMFVAPGARERLLAEARESFFADTVDPVADAARVLGIDVEEIVARLRARAARPAPEGESR from the coding sequence GTGTTCGACGGACGTGACCCCGTGTACCTGCAGATCGCGGACCAGATCAGGCAGGACGTGCTCTCGGGTGCGCTGGCAGCCGAGGAGCAGGTCATGTCGACCACGCAGTACGCCACGACGTTCCGCATCAACCCCGCGACGGCCGCCAAGGCGTTCGCGCAGCTCGTCGACGAGGGCGTCCTCTACAAGCGCCGCGGCGTCGGCATGTTCGTCGCCCCCGGGGCTCGCGAGCGGCTGCTCGCCGAGGCCCGCGAGTCCTTCTTCGCCGACACGGTCGACCCCGTCGCCGACGCCGCCCGCGTCCTGGGCATCGACGTCGAGGAGATCGTCGCCCGCCTCCGCGCCCGTGCCGCCCGCCCCGCACCCGAGGGAGAGTCCCGATGA
- a CDS encoding MarR family winged helix-turn-helix transcriptional regulator: MTETTTRAGDDLGWQLGTLLARWRTAVGDVLDDIPAGPRGYHLLRVVADTPTPPTQAALAGHLGIDRTVMTYLLDDLCAAELVERCPDPADRRVRRITATALGRTALADVEDRIAAAEATVLGALTADEQDALRALLARATGPAASGEDRCAVVTA; encoded by the coding sequence GTGACCGAGACCACGACGCGCGCCGGGGACGACCTGGGCTGGCAGCTGGGGACCCTCCTGGCGCGTTGGCGCACGGCCGTGGGCGACGTGCTCGACGACATCCCCGCCGGTCCGCGCGGGTACCACCTGCTGCGCGTCGTCGCCGACACCCCGACGCCGCCCACCCAGGCGGCCCTCGCCGGGCACCTCGGCATCGACCGGACCGTCATGACGTACCTGCTCGACGACCTGTGCGCCGCCGAGCTCGTGGAGCGCTGCCCCGATCCGGCGGACCGGCGCGTCCGGCGCATCACCGCGACCGCGCTCGGCCGCACCGCGCTCGCGGACGTCGAGGACCGCATCGCCGCCGCCGAGGCCACGGTGCTCGGTGCTCTGACAGCCGACGAGCAGGACGCCCTGCGCGCGCTGCTCGCCCGGGCCACGGGTCCGGCCGCGTCCGGTGAGGACCGCTGCGCCGTCGTCACCGCCTGA